ACTTCCTGGCTTTGGGACGTCATAAACTGCGTTTTTATATGACTCCGATGGTACACTGGCCGGAAACGATGATGACATTTGACGAAACGGATGGAATTCTTTTCTCCGGTGACGGATTCGGATGTTTCGGTACGCTGGACGGCGGTTTCCTGGATACCCGTATGAATGTGGATAAGTATTGGGGAGAAATGGTTCGCTACTATTCGAACATTGTTGGTAAATATGGAAGCCCTGTGCAAAAAGCGTTGCAGAAACTCGGCGGTCTTCCTATTTCTGCTATTTGCTCTACCCACGGGCCGGTATGGACTGAGAATATTGCCAAAGTGGTGGGTATCTATGACCGTTTGAGCCGTTATGATGCGGATGAAGGCGTAGTTATCGCATACGGAAGCATGTATGGAAATACGGAACAAATGGCTGAGGCTATTGCAGCGGAACTTTCGGCTCAAGGAGTCAAGAACATCGTTATGCACAATGTGGCTAAGAGTCATCCTTCTTATATTATAGCGGATATTTTCCGTTATAAAGGATTGATAATCGGTTCTCCTACGTATAGCAATCAGATATTCCCGGAAGTGGAATCGCTGCTTTCCAAGATTCTGGTACGCGAAGTGAAAGGTCGCTATTTAGGCTATTTCGGTTCTTTCACATGGGCAGGTGCTGCTGTGAAGCGTTTGGCTGAATTTGCAGAAAAGAGCAAATTTGAGTTGATAGGCGATCCGGTAGAGATGAAGCAGGCGATGAAAGACATTACCTATACCCAATGCGAAAACCTGGCGCGTGCAATGGCGGAGCGCTTGAAGAAAGACCGTTAAAACAGTGAATGAGATAATATATTTATTACTAACCTATAAAACAATCGACTTATGAGATTAATTATTCAACCGGACTACCAGTCCGTATCTCAGTGGGCTGCACATTATGTTGCTGCAAAAATAAAGGCTGCTAATCCGACTCCTGAAAAACCATTTGTATTGGGTTGCCCTACAGGTTCTTCTCCTCTGGGTATGTACAAAGCGTTGATTGACTTGAATAAGAAAGGTATCGTTTCCTTCCAAAATGTAGTGACATTCAACATGGACGAATATGTAGGATTGCCGAAAGAACATCCGGAAAGCTACTATTCTTTTATGTGGAATAACTTCTTCGGCCATATCGACATCAAACCGGAGAATACAAATATCCTGAATGGCAATGCTCCTGACCTGGATGCAGAATGTGCACGTTACGAAGAAAAGATTAAGTCTTACGGTGGTATCGACTTGTTTATGGGTGGTATCGGCCCCGACGGACATATCGCATTCAACGAACCGGGTTCTTCCCTGACTTCACGCACTCGTCAGAAGACATTGACAATGGATACTATCATTGCCAACTCACGTTTCTTTGATAATGACATCAACAAAGTTCCCAAGACTTCATTGACAGTGGGTGTGGGTACTGTACTTTCTGCAAAAGAAGTGATGATTATCGTGAACGGTCATAACAAGGCACGTGCTTTGTATCATGCTGTAGAAGGTGCCATCACTCAGATGTGGACTATCAGTGCTTTGCAGATGCATGAAAAGGGTATTATCGTTTGTGACGATGCTGCTACTGTTGAATTGAAAGTGGGTACTTACCGCTACTTTAAGGATATCGAGTCTACTCACTTGGACCCGGAATCTTTGATTAAGTAAGAAGAGGATAAACTCTATAAAAAATGGGCTGCATCAGTGTTTAATTGATTGCAGCCCATTTTAGTATAATAGAATTTCCGGCAGGAGAAGAGATTAGTTCTCTTCCAGCCAGCCTTTCCCTTGACGTATGATTTCGGGTTCGTCCTCTGTGCATTTTACTACGGTCGAGGGTTCTATTCCCCCGATTCCCCCGTCAATGACCAAGTCTACTATATCACCGAACTTTTCGTCTATAAGTTCGGGATCAGTCATGTATTCCAGATCCTCATGTTCTTCATATGGTAGGGTGGTAGTCATAATGGGAGCGTCGAGCAACCGAGCAATCTCACGGATAATGTTATTGTCTGGCATACGGATACCGACTTCTTTCCGATTGCGGAAAATCTTAGGTAACCGGTTCGTACCGTTCAGGATAAAGGTGAATGGCCCCGGAAGGTTATGCTTCATAAGCTTGAATACACTATTGTCTACTTTGGCATATTCACTGATACTGCTCAAATCATAACAGATGATGGACAGGTTGTTTTTTCGCGGATCTATTTCTTTAATTCGGCATATCCGCTCTATTGCACGCTCTTTCAGACCGTGGCAGCCGATGGCGTACATCGTATCGGTAGGATAGATGATAAGTCCGCCGTCATTCAGGATATCAATTACTCGTTGTAAATCCTGCGGGTTGTTATTTTTATCATATAGCTTCAGAAGCATAACTTCTTCTCCTTCCCATCTTCTTTATTTAAGTTTCTTCTTTAGGAAATCCAGCGCCTTTTCAGCAGCTTTTTCCGTTACTTTCTGCTTGATTGAGTCTTTGTTGGCAGTAGCGGCAGAATCCAGACCCAGTTTCTGACCGAGTTTGCTGATAGCCTCATCGGCTACAGCTTCAACAGCCTGGCTTGCCATACTCTTGGTATCGACACTGACTTTGGGAGAAGTAAACGAACCGCCGATTTTCAAGTCGAGAGTCATTAGTTTGGAGATATTTCCCGCGGATGCAGGCAACTTGATTTTTCCTGTATAATCAATGGTTTGGTCAAGTCCCGTGCTGCCGGAAAGATTCAGATTGTAATCTCCCATCTTAATATCGAACGGTTTCGTTTCTACACGTCCGTCTTTGATGATGAAATCAAGTGTCATATCTTTCACCTTCATATCTTTCAGGCTTGGTTGCTTCACAGCATCGGCAATCTGGTCGATTGCTTTTACTCCGCTTAAACTGAGGTCGCGGGTAGAAAGGCTGCCATCGCCTTGCATCGTATCCAATACAGGGCTCATGGCTGCATCCAAATCTGTCAATACATTGATGCTTCCAGAGAAGTTACCTTTCAGGTTTTCGAAGATTGGAGCCATCTTCTGTACCATATCCAGTTCTTTATAAGCCTGAGCGAAGACGATATTCGACAGTTTGAATCCGGCTTTCAGTTCCGGTTTCTTCACGTTCGCGGTAGAGTAATATCCGTTCATAACCACGTTTCCGCCCATGGTACTCATGGATAAATTCTTCATGTCTACCTTACCGTCTTTCACAATAAGTTTGCCATTCATATTGTTGAAGGACATCTTGTCGAATAATACCTGTTTCAGGTTGGCATCCATTTGGAAGTCAATGTTACGCGGCACTTCAACAATTCCGGTGGAAGTAGCTACTGAATCAGTAGCCGCTGCATCCGGTGTGGCGGTTTCATCTGCGGAAGCAGTCATGAAATCATTCAGGTTGAAATAGTTGGAACGGATATTCAGCGTACCTTTTAAGGTAGTTCCTTTCAGTATGTAACCGATATAGTTTTCAAACCGGCTGTCGGCAGTGATGTCGTTCTTGCCTATATTAACAGTCGTTTCGCTCAACTGGAGATATTTCGGAGTGAAAGTGAAAAGTG
The DNA window shown above is from Bacteroides faecium and carries:
- a CDS encoding FprA family A-type flavoprotein, which translates into the protein MEHKTRIKGNVHYVGVNDRNKHRFEAMWPLPYGVSYNSYLIDDEMVALVDTVDICYFEVYLRKIKQVIGERPINYLIINHMEPDHSGSIRLIKQHYPEIIIVGNKQTFGMIEGFYGVTGEQYLVKDGDFLALGRHKLRFYMTPMVHWPETMMTFDETDGILFSGDGFGCFGTLDGGFLDTRMNVDKYWGEMVRYYSNIVGKYGSPVQKALQKLGGLPISAICSTHGPVWTENIAKVVGIYDRLSRYDADEGVVIAYGSMYGNTEQMAEAIAAELSAQGVKNIVMHNVAKSHPSYIIADIFRYKGLIIGSPTYSNQIFPEVESLLSKILVREVKGRYLGYFGSFTWAGAAVKRLAEFAEKSKFELIGDPVEMKQAMKDITYTQCENLARAMAERLKKDR
- the nagB gene encoding glucosamine-6-phosphate deaminase — protein: MRLIIQPDYQSVSQWAAHYVAAKIKAANPTPEKPFVLGCPTGSSPLGMYKALIDLNKKGIVSFQNVVTFNMDEYVGLPKEHPESYYSFMWNNFFGHIDIKPENTNILNGNAPDLDAECARYEEKIKSYGGIDLFMGGIGPDGHIAFNEPGSSLTSRTRQKTLTMDTIIANSRFFDNDINKVPKTSLTVGVGTVLSAKEVMIIVNGHNKARALYHAVEGAITQMWTISALQMHEKGIIVCDDAATVELKVGTYRYFKDIESTHLDPESLIK
- a CDS encoding L-threonylcarbamoyladenylate synthase: MLLKLYDKNNNPQDLQRVIDILNDGGLIIYPTDTMYAIGCHGLKERAIERICRIKEIDPRKNNLSIICYDLSSISEYAKVDNSVFKLMKHNLPGPFTFILNGTNRLPKIFRNRKEVGIRMPDNNIIREIARLLDAPIMTTTLPYEEHEDLEYMTDPELIDEKFGDIVDLVIDGGIGGIEPSTVVKCTEDEPEIIRQGKGWLEEN